The segment atgtccttcctcaaattaggggactaaaactgcacacaatactccaggtgtggtctcactggggcattgtacacctgcagaaggacctctttgcttctgtactcaactccacttgttatgaagggcaacatgccattagctttcttcactgcctgctgttcctgcatgcttactttcattgactgatgaacaaggatccctgGATCCCGATGTACTTCTCATTTtcccaacttagaaacatagaaacatcgaaattaggtgcaggagtaggacattcggctcttcgagcctgcaccgccattcaatatgatcatggctgatcatccaactcagtatcctgtacctaccttctctccataccccctgatgccttttaCCACAAGGACCAcaactaactccatcttaaatatagccaatgaactagcctcaactaccttctgtggcagagaattccagagattcaccactctctgcgtgaaaaatgtttttctcatctcggtcctaaaggatttcccctttatccttaaactgtgaccccttgtcctggacttccccaacatgggaataatcttcctgcatctagcctgtccaaccccttaagaatgttataagtttcaataagatccctcctcaatcttctgaattccagcgtgtacaagccgagtctatccagactttcttcatatgaaagtcctgccatcccaggaatcagtctggtgagccttctctgtactccctctaaggcaagaatgtctttcctcagatttggagaccaaaactgtacacaatactccaggtgtggtctcaccaataccctgtacaactgcagtagaacctctatgttcctatactcaaatccttttgctatgaatgctaacataccattcgcgttttcactacctgctgcacctgcatgcctactttcaatgactggtgtaccatgacacccaggtctcgttgcatctccccttttcctaatcggccaccatttagataatagtttaccttgctgtttttgccaccaaagtgaataacctcacattcatccacattatactgcatatgccatgatttagcccattcacccagcctatccaagtcaccttgcagcctcctaacttgacaccatttacataGTAATCTGTGCCTTTTAGCTTTTCCATTGATGTTCCTGTTCTCTCGGCCAATCTGCGGAGAGCAGCATCATTCAGACCCGGACATTCACAGAAATAGATTATCGCTCCAATATCCCCGTGTCACAGACGACAGAGAGACCCGGGACCGGGATCGCACCCACTACTCCCAACATGATCGACAACATCCAGATACGTTTCTTCAATATCTCACCTTTCTTCCGAATAACCTCCACACTGACGTTGTGTTGGGCCAGAACAAAGACAGGGTTCTCTATATTCCAGTGCTTCCATTAACCGAGGGAAATCATACATATTCTTCTTGAAACTGGATATCAGGAACACGGTGGGATCAGGGATCCCGGCCTTTCCCAACCTACTGACGCAGTCACTCCGGATATTTTCCATTTCTGCAACTTCATCAAATTCAACTCGTTCTCTCCGCATACAATCAAGGACAACGTCAATCTTAGAACGGACAAAATAGAACTTCTTCCCCAGCCGCTTCATCTCTTTGGCAAGTATTTCATCATTCTCTGCGAATCGACCAGCTGACACTATGATGAAGAAATcgtattttttaaattgcatttccTTCAGGTAGGAACCCGCGGTGAATCGTGGAGTTCCGATCCCCGGCAGGTCCCAGTAGCGGACATTGGGCAGAGTGGGATGTGAGTATCCGGTTGGCTCCATTGTAGTTTCCGTGGTCCCAACCGCAGCCGCTCCCTCATCATCGTTACGAAGCCCTCTCATGGCGTTGATGAGGGTGGACATTCCTGCACCCGTGTCTCCCGTCACGGCGACGTTCAGCTCGGTGTTGTCCAGTTCTTTCACCTTTTTTTCCAGCAGAGGTTGAACCTTTTCCACACCTCCCGTTTTGAACTCAAAGTTCAGTTTGCTGAGCCCTTCCTGTGTGAAATATGAGAGGGTCTCAGACTGAGCCGCCTGTTGCCTGAAAAGAAACATGTTCGGTGAAAGTTTCCAGTTGAAATGAAACCAACTGAAATAAAGGACAAGcaccttctctccctttccctcttctcttcccattGCTCCACCTGGATACACACCATTTATCCCACAATCCcgccctttcccccttcccccatcaccTTCACCTATATCCATTCCTCCAGCTTCACGTCTCACGTCTCTTCTCTTGgcctaggagcggaattaggccattcggcccatctaccccACGAGTTCCCCATCTCTCAGTCTTTTCATCACCGGCCTTCCTTCAatcatcaccccctcccccaccccccaacatctatcaacctatcacttgcctgacttAGTCCTGCCCCTAATCCTCATCCAGTCACCTCCCTCCAATCAcaatcagagtgaagaagggtcccaacccgaaacgccacctgtcccccagagatgctgcctgacccgctgagttactccagcgctgtgcttgaggtgagggaggagaggtggagaagtAACATTGTGTGATGTATCCGGACATACCTGGAGCTGGCATTTCCCATTCTCCTTCTCTGTCTGTCCTTGTCCCGCCTGTGTGATGAtccagtggtcccagcactgccCGGGGGGGGAGGTCTGGGCACCGGGGCTCCTCCTTGTCTTCAGTTGTGTGCGTTCTCCTAGAGGAAAGCAGAGAGGTTGCTGGTGGTTCTTTCTGTAGCAGAGGTGTATGTAAGGCAGCAAAGTATCTCCCTCTTAATCAATGTACGTCATTTGGCCCAACTGGTCCGTACCAAcacaatgccccatctatgctagtcccacttgtTCACAATTGGCCCATACCTTTATAAACATTTTCCATCCATGCCACTGTCCAAATGTACTTTAGATGTtgatatagtacctgcttcaattagttcctctggtagcttgttgcacagacccgccaccctctgagtaaaaaagttgcccctcatgttccaatggaatctttcctccctcactttaACCCTAAGCCTCTACCACGGGTAAGAGACTGTGGATTCACGCTCAATTTCCCTCATGATATTGCACGCAtctttcagatcacccctcatcctcctgcgctccaaggaataaagtcttagtctgcccaacctctccctagagctcaagtCTTCGAGTCCTGGAAACActcccgtaaatcttctctgcgctctttccaacttaattcagttcagtttagttcactaacacgtgtaccgaggtacagtgaaaagcttttgttgtgtggctatccagtcagcgggaagacaatccaTTATTGTAATTgaaccatttacaatgtacagatacacgataagggaataacgtctagtgcaaggtaaagacagtaaagtctgatcaaagatagtcagagggccccgggagaggtagatagtagttcaggactgctctctagttgtgttgGGATCAAACCCTGTGACAGTAACTTGCTTTGAATCTCCCAGTGATTCTCAGGAACAAGTTGCATCTGCAGAATAAAGGAATTAGACTTTAAAATTAACCTACGAACATTCCTCTCACCTTCGCTCCCCCCATCCTCCACCCTGGTTATTTCATCAGCTCCATAGTTCACAATGTTTCCCTTCAGATCACACAATCAGGCCCTGCCTGAGCTCATTTGTTACCAGCCCTGATatgtcctggagaaactcagtgggtgcaacagcatctatggagcgatggaaataggcaacgtttcgggccaaaacccttcttcagactggtgtgtgtgtggggggggggagaagaacaaCAAAGAGGTGGAGCATGGCCCCTCATGTTATAATGGAACCTTTCCTCCCTCATTTTAACCCTAAGCCTCTACCACAGGTAAGAGACTGTGGAGAAGAACAACGAAGGGGTGAAGCAGGGCCAGACTggggaccaccgtaaattgggggagcaacacctcatatttcgcttgggcagtttacaccccagcggtatgaacattgacttctctaatttcaggtagtccttacgtTCCCGTAAGTGACCACTAGGAGGCAGTTATACCTAcaatgagaaaacccacgcaggtcacagtgagaactccgtacagacagcacccgtagttgggatcgaaccagggccggatttagatgaggAGCGATCGTagccggcggcccggacacggatagcggggggagatggagagagagagatagagagatcgagttgaacggtaggtgtcctgccttggccagagcccccccccctagacctcgaggtcctaagcttaagcttgtctagtttatagGTGAATCCGatcatcgaacccaggtctctggcgctgcaagcggtgtaaggcagtaaatctatTTTTAAAGACTGGTTGGAGACctgggaaggggaaaagatggagagagaggaaaagcaagggctacttgaagttagaaacatagaaaataggtgcaggagtaggccattcggtccttcgagcctgcacagccattcaatatgatcatggctgatcatccaacttagtatcccgtacctgccttctctccataccccctgatccctttagccacaagggccacatctaactccctcttaaatatagccaatgaaccgtggcctcaactaccttttgtggcagagaattccagagattcaacactctctgtgtgaaaaatgtttttctcatctcggtcctaaaagatttcccctctatccttaagctgtgaccccttgtcctggatttccccaacatcgggaacaatcttcctgcatctagcctgtctaaccgcttaagaattttgtagttttctattagatccccactcaatctcctaaattctagcgagtacaagccaagtctatccagtctttcttcatatgaaagtcctgacatcccaggactcagtctggtaaaccttctctgcagtccctctatggcaataatgtccttcctcagatttggagaccaaaactgtacgcaatactccaggtgtggtctcaccaagaccctgtgcaactgcagtagaacctccctgctcctatactgaaatccttttgcaacgaatgctaacataccattcgctttcttcactgcctgctgcacctgcatgcctactttcaatgactggtgtaccatgacacccaggtctggttgcatctccccttttcctaatcagtcaccatttagataatagtctgctttcctgttttgccaccaaagtggctaacctcacatgtatccacattatgctgcatctgccatgcccaagcgaaatatgaggtgctgttcctccaatttgcactgggtctcactctgacaatggagaatgcTCAGGCAGAAAGGTCActgtgggaatgtgagggggagttaaagtgtttcgcaaccgggagatcaggtaggttaaggtggactgagcagaggtattCAACAAaatgattgccaagcctgcgattggtctcaccgatgtacaggagtccacacctggaacagcagatacagtagatgaggttggaggaggtggagtgaacctctgccttacctgatAAACCTGTcatggtccttggacggagttgagggggaggtatagggacaggtgttgcatctcctgcggttgcaggggaaagtacctggggagggggtggtttgggtgggaaaggatgagttgaTCAGGGTGTTgcgaagggaacggtctctgctgaACGTctaaatgggtggagatgggaagatgtggctagtagtgggatcccgttagtggtggtgaaaatgtcagaggattatgtgctgtatgcaatgGTTGATGGGGTGAAAGTTGAGGACAAGAGGAACTCTGTCGCTGCTGcaactgggggtgggggggaggtggagcaagggcagagctgtagggTACCGAGGAGAtgctagtgagggcctcatctatgatgggagaggggaaccccattacctgaagaatgaggacatctctgatgacctggtatggagcacctcatcttgggtgcagatgtggcgtagacagaggaattgggagtaggggatagagcaggggtggggaacctgcagctCTTAAGGCCAAatgtggccttctaggccattaagtgtggccttttgaatgaatccaaaattTGTACAACaaatttttattaatatttttggtcatcttttattatttttaattttttttttgtttattttattagaagttaatacagcacaaaacagtacagtggcacctaattttaggtgccaactatgtaataccgtaatccattctatgtacaacctctagttttatgttataagaaggaagtaagcaggacaagaaaaagaaaacaatagaaaggggaaaaagtggaaaaatagatggtagagagtagaaaaacgtgaagtgtgtatataaaaaattaaGAAATAGGCCCCTTaaaagaatttttcaaatctgtattcggagatgtagatctgtccgcgtcatgaactgaaatcagcaatccttacggtaccgctgcatcacatgattccaaaaagtcgatgaaaggagaccaactccttaagaattggtcatatttatctattagtcggagtctaatTTTtagtttaatcttaaaatgaatgtatttaaaataccaaagaataAAAGAAGTTTcaccaaaataatcctccccgactagtGAGTGTATGTACAGACGGTGTATCTTCCATGACAGGAAAACGTGAAgggtttattgcacagataaaaaaggAATTATCAGATCCTGCTgatctcatttcatttcattgtatTTTACAGCAAAATCTCTGTGTTGAATCTACTATTTCAAAAGTGGCACATGTATTGTTAACTCTATTCGTGCAAATGCAACCCGGCATGGTCAGTTTCATAATATGCTAAAGTTGGACAATGaggcattcagtgtggatttgccgtatcattgtaaagtgcgttggatatcgcagggacaggtgttagcaaAATGGTTATCTTAGCGAGAACAGATAGTTACATTTCATGGTacagaatcagcaatgtgaattattgaatGAAGGTTTCTATAGGAATAGtgcatttctgtgtgatatcatgtcaaagcaaaatggcgaatgtttctttgcaaggtaaaactaagtGTATATATGATATGTGGCAAAAAATCCAAGCATTTCCAAATAAACCtatcttttttcaaaactcttcttcaagaTGAAATTTCGGATGAACTTTTTCCGCAGTtagcgaaggtcattgatgagcaggaggattcatgcgaatcatttgaagaatattcagctgttatagacttattaattaaagaatacaatgaaagattcactgactttgagaatcatgacatcacactcaaatttgcatttcaacctcacctagttgatgtctcaaggctcctaaagaactacagatggaattgattgagctctctgAAGATGACATTTTCAAGTCCTTATTTGACGTTAAGAAAGATTTAGGagaaaatgcaatagaatacccacgtcGTCGGCAACATGCATGAAAAatcctttcttgcttttcaaccatttattgctgcgaatctacattctcctacctaacccaaaccAAGATgctcttaaggtcacaaatgacggatacccatctagaagatcagctgaaactgtgtacctccatgttgcaaccaaatattcaaatcctttcccacaacaaagtcattaaaaggttagttaactttagaattcacAAAATAGTTTCATTTTCTtcagttagtacatagtagttagatttttacaaaataatgaataCCTAATTGAAGTTTTTTTCAtggggccttattagattacagctaacttaatagggcattccaacatgaaaaggatcCCCACCGCTGGGATAGaggctttacaggaagcagggtggggagaagtgtagtccagatagttgTGGGGGTAATATATGtcagtcatataaccatataacaattacagcacggaaactggccatctcgacccttctagtccgtgccgaacatgtattctcccctagtcccatctacctgcgctcagaccataaccctccattcctttcccgtccatataactatctggaactctctgccacagagggtagttgaggccagttcattggctatatttaagagggagttagatgtggcccttctggctaaggggatcagggggtatggagagaaggcaggtatgggatactgagttggatgatcagccatgatcatattgaatggcggtgcaggctcgaagggctgaatggcctactcctgcacctaatttctatgtttctatgtttctatccaatttctttttaaatgataaaatcgaacctgcctccaccaccttcgctggaagctcattccacacagctaccaccctctgagtaaagaacttccccctcatgttacccctaaacttctgtcccttaattctcaagtcatgtccccttgtttgaatcttccctactctcagtgggaaaagcttatccacgtcaactctgtctatccctctcatcattttaaagacctctatcaagtccccctttaaccttctgcgttccaaagaataaagccataacttgttcaacctttctctgtaacttagttgctgaaacccaggcaacacaaATCCaggctaccatttaccatgtatgtcctattttgatttgccctgccaagatgtagcacctcacacttatcagcattaaactccatctgccatctttcagcccactcttccaactggcataaatctctctgtagactcttcattatccacaaccccacctatcttagtatcatctgcatacttactaatccaatttcccacaccatcatccagaccattgatgtacatgacaaacaacagtggacccaacacagatccctgtggcaccccactagtcactggcctccaacctgacaaacaaccatccgccattactctctggcatctcccattcagccactgttgaatccatcttggtactccaccattaatacccaacaattgaaccttcttaaccaaccttccatgaggaaccttgtcaaaggccttactgaagtccatatagacaacatccactgctttaccctcatcaatttcccgagtaacctcttcaaaaaatttaagaaggttagtcaaacatgaccttccaggcacaaatccatgttgactgttcctaatcagaccctatttatccagatgcttatatatattatctctaagtatcttttccattaatttgcccaccactgaagtcaaactaacaggtctataattgttaggtttactcttagacccctttttaaacaatggaacaacatgcgcagtacgccaatcctccggcactattcccgtttctaatgacatttgaaatatttctgtcatagccccttctatttctacactaacttccctcaatgtcctagggaatatcctgtctggacctggagacttatccacttgtaTATTTCtcagaagtgtcagtacttcctcttcttttaatctcatagtttccatagctactctacttgtttccttttcctcacataattcaatatccttctccttggtgaataccgaagaaaataaattgttcaatatctcccccatctcttttggctctgcagatagctgtccactctgactctctaatggaccaatttgtATCCCTCATTAttattttgctattaatatagctgtagaaaccctttggattctgGTATGCGGCGTGACTCTCGTCagtagcggcctctgcagcccgtctgcgtttttatta is part of the Leucoraja erinacea ecotype New England unplaced genomic scaffold, Leri_hhj_1 Leri_581S, whole genome shotgun sequence genome and harbors:
- the LOC129694222 gene encoding interferon-inducible GTPase 5-like, encoding MGNASSRQQAAQSETLSYFTQEGLSKLNFEFKTGGVEKVQPLLEKKVKELDNTELNVAVTGDTGAGMSTLINAMRGLRNDDEGAAAVGTTETTMEPTGYSHPTLPNVRYWDLPGIGTPRFTAGSYLKEMQFKKYDFFIIVSAGRFAENDEILAKEMKRLGKKFYFVRSKIDVVLDCMRRERVEFDEVAEMENIRSDCVSRLGKAGIPDPTVFLISSFKKNMYDFPRLMEALEYREPCLCSGPTQRQCGGYSEER